In the Sediminitomix flava genome, one interval contains:
- a CDS encoding Hsp20/alpha crystallin family protein, with the protein MSLRARLNHISNISFERLKAHFIEFAKNTIMEIDLIGDEIIRESGRLTPSEKKHFQKVYDMHIIIPMLTHKNHISIWVKGKILYVCAKERIRQDVFNGYTYVEHYILQSSTREFKLPKGINVRHLEAYYRTGELHILGDEAIFHPAKYITVQ; encoded by the coding sequence ATGTCACTTCGCGCTCGGTTAAACCATATTTCAAATATTAGTTTTGAACGACTAAAAGCACATTTTATAGAATTTGCGAAGAATACCATTATGGAGATTGACCTTATTGGCGATGAAATCATCCGAGAATCAGGTCGACTCACACCTTCAGAAAAAAAGCATTTTCAAAAAGTTTATGATATGCATATCATCATCCCGATGCTCACTCACAAAAATCATATTTCCATTTGGGTAAAAGGGAAAATACTATATGTATGTGCGAAAGAGCGAATCCGACAAGATGTATTTAATGGCTATACCTATGTAGAACATTATATTTTACAAAGTTCTACTCGCGAATTCAAGCTTCCGAAAGGTATAAACGTAAGACATCTTGAAGCTTACTACCGAACAGGAGAATTACATATCTTAGGTGATGAAGCTATCTTTCATCCTGCTAAATACATCACTGTCCAATAA